In Bos indicus isolate NIAB-ARS_2022 breed Sahiwal x Tharparkar chromosome 19, NIAB-ARS_B.indTharparkar_mat_pri_1.0, whole genome shotgun sequence, the following proteins share a genomic window:
- the SMIM36 gene encoding small integral membrane protein 36 translates to MEFYLEIDPVTLNLIILVSSYVILLLVFLISCVLYDCRGKDPSKEYAPEASLDAQPSIRLVVMQQGSPGAPWARRSSLHFGNHTPVGKKSTVV, encoded by the coding sequence ATGGAGTTCTACTTAGAGATCGACCCTGTCACCTTGAACCTGATCATCCTAGTCTCCAGCTACGTCATCTTGCTCCTGGTTTTCCTTATCTCCTGCGTGCTCTATGACTGCCGAGGCAAGGACCCCAGTAAGGAGTACGCACCCGAGGCCTCCCTGGATGCCCAGCCCTCCATCCGCCTGGTGGTGATGCAGCAAGGCTCCCCGGGGGCCCCCTGGGCACGGAGGTCCAGCCTCCACTTTGGGAATCACACCCCAGTGGGGAAGAAGAGCACCGTGGTGTAA